One window of the bacterium genome contains the following:
- a CDS encoding heparan-alpha-glucosaminide N-acetyltransferase domain-containing protein, with protein sequence MATLEPRFQRYHEIDLLKGLACYLMLVGHAMRALPAGLPSLSAFDKIVLYIMDFSGPMFFVASGMNVLTFVDRNRGKPGFSMTPFYLASAAVLFFLGYTYNFSVMSILFGVPDIFQGVAICTAVLFLVARFSPPAWVYLVLAGVAYAIYWPVRMNLEPTREAILAMPLWERQLFAHFSLFPWIVFFLIGAALYRTRTREGEIAIGALFVAMIAGSFLLPQAFFGDMFQLMLRGVPGYVLQTGAASGLIFLVMRHLYRGAGKNRLLGALEFAGLESLLFLILHFFLIVMSLFLLPKSGMYTRAVIIVAATAVTLPLFARLRERFSKRASFVGGAMAVLLVTFVFGVVLSGRAFPVSRLFAFASAFAFAFVFPDLRAKLRARWTHIVPPKDAPASGRTSS encoded by the coding sequence GGCTGCCGTCGCTATCCGCGTTCGACAAGATCGTCCTTTACATCATGGATTTTTCCGGGCCGATGTTCTTTGTCGCCTCCGGCATGAACGTGCTGACGTTCGTCGACCGCAACCGCGGCAAGCCCGGCTTTTCGATGACGCCGTTTTACCTCGCGAGCGCGGCCGTGCTGTTTTTCCTCGGCTACACGTACAACTTTTCGGTCATGTCGATCCTGTTCGGCGTGCCGGATATCTTTCAGGGCGTCGCGATCTGCACCGCCGTGCTGTTTCTCGTCGCGCGGTTCTCCCCGCCCGCCTGGGTGTATCTCGTGCTCGCGGGCGTCGCGTACGCGATCTACTGGCCGGTGCGGATGAATCTCGAGCCGACGCGCGAGGCGATTCTCGCGATGCCGCTTTGGGAACGACAGCTCTTCGCGCACTTCTCGCTGTTTCCCTGGATTGTGTTTTTCCTCATCGGCGCGGCGCTCTACCGCACGCGCACCCGCGAGGGAGAAATCGCGATCGGCGCGCTGTTCGTCGCGATGATCGCCGGCTCCTTCCTGCTTCCGCAGGCGTTTTTCGGCGACATGTTCCAGCTCATGCTGCGCGGCGTGCCGGGGTACGTGCTGCAGACCGGCGCGGCGTCGGGGCTGATTTTCCTGGTAATGCGTCACCTGTATCGCGGCGCGGGGAAAAACCGTCTGCTCGGGGCGCTCGAGTTCGCGGGGCTGGAATCGCTGCTGTTTTTGATCCTGCACTTTTTCCTCATCGTCATGTCGCTTTTCCTTTTGCCGAAGTCCGGCATGTACACGCGCGCCGTGATCATCGTCGCGGCGACGGCGGTGACGCTGCCGCTTTTCGCGCGGTTGCGCGAGCGTTTCAGCAAGCGCGCGAGTTTTGTCGGCGGCGCGATGGCCGTGCTGCTCGTGACGTTCGTGTTCGGCGTCGTCCTTTCGGGGCGCGCCTTCCCCGTCTCGCGCCTGTTCGCGTTCGCGTCCGCGTTCGCGTTCGCGTTCGTCTTCCCCGACCTGCGCGCGAAGCTGCGCGCGCGCTGGACCCATATCGTCCCGCCGAAGGACGCGCCGGCGTCCGGGCGAACGTCATCGTGA
- a CDS encoding acyltransferase: MSTDAARKPPAPSREADIDFAKGLACVLMAYGHVGFQVGVPSFRAPMFYPLVIVGELSVALFFMATGLNVWHYVKANASKTDFGPTRAYLVTNVALAGLAVAYNLNRMSVGLMDIFQGIAAAALLTYIPLRRGWPAWSIIAIALLLFGIAFGYTVTPPDIAHGHITVSSLEFQRGLRPDYPHGDLMARYLAFLADLTALPIWDRFLFVHFSVLPWAGFALVGGVIARDAAKPKVTAALAALFFVSFAASFFVPFFIERNLIDFYFRGKGDYVLRYLGAAGLLFLGLRWWYRGRSRAARWFELIGRESFLFFISHWLFMEILVIFFNRPIMMFPVLAAVLALVTVTVKRLAARRDAGANDPAYARRWGITLATFSLASGLLHYGASWPGNANVHVAHWLSFPASFAFAMFFPALRGVLRGKRPPRPAPLTEAAR, translated from the coding sequence ATGAGCACGGACGCCGCCAGAAAACCGCCGGCGCCCTCGCGCGAGGCGGACATCGATTTCGCCAAGGGGCTCGCGTGCGTTCTGATGGCTTACGGCCACGTGGGATTTCAGGTCGGCGTGCCGTCGTTTCGCGCGCCGATGTTCTATCCGCTTGTCATCGTCGGCGAGTTGTCGGTGGCACTGTTTTTCATGGCGACGGGACTGAACGTCTGGCATTACGTGAAGGCGAACGCGAGCAAGACGGATTTTGGGCCGACGCGCGCGTATCTCGTCACGAACGTCGCGCTTGCGGGGCTGGCCGTCGCCTACAACCTGAACCGCATGTCCGTCGGGTTGATGGACATCTTCCAGGGCATCGCGGCGGCAGCGCTTCTGACATACATCCCGCTGCGCCGGGGCTGGCCCGCGTGGTCGATCATCGCGATCGCGCTTTTGCTTTTCGGCATCGCCTTCGGATACACCGTGACGCCGCCGGACATCGCGCACGGGCACATCACGGTGAGTTCGCTCGAGTTTCAACGGGGCTTGCGGCCGGATTATCCGCACGGCGACCTGATGGCGCGCTACCTCGCGTTCCTCGCCGATCTCACCGCGCTGCCGATTTGGGATCGCTTCCTCTTCGTGCATTTTTCCGTGCTGCCGTGGGCGGGATTCGCGCTCGTGGGCGGGGTGATCGCGCGCGACGCGGCCAAGCCGAAAGTGACGGCGGCGCTCGCCGCGCTGTTTTTCGTGTCGTTCGCGGCGTCGTTTTTCGTTCCGTTTTTCATCGAGCGGAACCTCATCGACTTCTACTTCCGCGGCAAGGGCGATTACGTGCTTCGTTACCTGGGCGCGGCGGGACTCTTGTTTCTGGGACTGCGTTGGTGGTATCGGGGCCGCTCGCGCGCGGCGCGGTGGTTTGAGCTGATCGGCCGCGAATCGTTCCTGTTTTTCATTTCGCATTGGCTTTTCATGGAAATCCTCGTCATCTTCTTCAACCGCCCGATCATGATGTTTCCCGTTCTTGCCGCCGTGCTCGCGCTTGTGACCGTGACGGTGAAGCGCCTTGCCGCCAGGCGCGACGCGGGCGCGAACGATCCCGCGTACGCGCGGCGCTGGGGCATCACGCTGGCGACATTCTCGCTTGCGAGCGGCCTTTTGCACTACGGCGCCTCGTGGCCGGGGAACGCGAACGTGCACGTGGCACACTGGCTGTCATTCCCCGCGTCGTTCGCGTTCGCGATGTTTTTCCCCGCGCTGCGCGGCGTGCTGCGCGGCAAACGTCCGCCGCGGCCAGCGCCGTTGACCGAGGCGGCGCGATGA